The sequence ATCAAGTCATCCAGCGCCTGCGGCCCCAATGGATGCACCGCGCCCTGTTGCAAACTGTGGCGCAGCAACAACTGTTCATCGACCAGCGCGACGGTCAATTGCCCTGCGGCAGGTACCGGCAAGGCATAAGGCGCCGGGTACAGGCCGCGCACGTTCAACTGCGCCTGAGTCAAGACCCGGTTCAACTGCTCAAGGCCAGCCAGGGGCAGCCAGCCCACCTGAACCAGGCCGGTAGTCTCCCGAGGACCGTGGGCGACGTGCATCTGTTCGATCGGCCCCAGAATCAATGCCTGGGCCGCACACGCAACCGCCGCAGCCACTTTTGCCGACGGCAACTGCGGTAACTCCAAACTGGCCAATTGGCTGTCCCGAGGGTGCAGAAAGCACTCGGCCGTCACTGCCTTGTGCGCCTGACCCAACTGCGCCAGGCTGCTACGGCCTTCACCTGTGACGCGTCCGGCACGGTCCAGACGGACGAATTGCACCAGGCTTTCGACACTTAACTGATCCAGCGGCGGTAAGGCAATACGCAGGCGACTCATGCACCCACCCGTGACCAGATCACCTGGGGCTGTCGGTCTTCGGGGCGATACAACAGCGCGTCAAGCGTGACCCGGCGCTGCTCATGCCGGGCTTGGCCCTGGAGGCGAAACCATTCACTGGTAATCCCCACCTGAACTTCGTCCATTGCCACCTGCGGCAAACGCAAGCGGTTGACGAAGTCCCCGCGATTGATGAACCAGCGCCCGCCGTCACGCTCGCCCACCAGCGCTCGCGCCCGGGACAGGTCGAGCCCTGGCACCACGGCACTGAGCACTTCGGCGCTGGCGGTGTTGCCATTGACCCAGGTATTGCCGGGCAACACGCTGATATACGCCGCCATCCGTTGCAGCAGGCGCGGGCCCAGGCCGTCGATATCCGCCAGGTCTTCCAGGCTGCGCAACATCGGCCGCTTGGCCGGCAACACTTCGTCATTCGCCCCAGGGGACGTGTCTCGACCGCTATTGAGGCCAGTGCCATTGCTACTTGATTTGCTCAAGCGCTGATCATAGGAACTGATCACCCGCTGGCTGATGCGTTGACTGAGAGCGGCGTCGACCCCGATCAACTGGCACAGGCGCTCGAAACTTCGTAGTTGCGCCACATCCACCTGTTGACGGATGACCAGGTTGCTCAGGTTGAACTTGCCTTGCTCATCGACCAGATGCCCCTCGAAGGCCGCTCCCAGGTTCGCAGCCTTGGGCCCGACAATGGGCCTGGCCCAAGGTTGGTCAAGCCGGGTCAAGACATCCCGTTGACGCGCATCCCAAAGCATCTGGCGGCTGATCTCCAGCCCGCCCTGCAACACCCAGCGGCCCTGGATACGCAGTTGCTCGGCTTCCAGGCTACGCGTGAACACGGTCTGCCGGGTGAGCATGGCACCGGCGATGACCGCAACCACGGCGGCGATCAGCAAGGCACTGATGATCGCCATGCCACGCTGTGAACGGAGGTTCATCAAAGTTGCCAGGAACCGATATCGGCATTCACACCGTCACCATCCGGTTGGCCGTCAGCGCCCAGGGAGAACACATCGATCTCG is a genomic window of Pseudomonas sp. ADAK18 containing:
- the gspK gene encoding type II secretion system minor pseudopilin GspK, with protein sequence MNLRSQRGMAIISALLIAAVVAVIAGAMLTRQTVFTRSLEAEQLRIQGRWVLQGGLEISRQMLWDARQRDVLTRLDQPWARPIVGPKAANLGAAFEGHLVDEQGKFNLSNLVIRQQVDVAQLRSFERLCQLIGVDAALSQRISQRVISSYDQRLSKSSSNGTGLNSGRDTSPGANDEVLPAKRPMLRSLEDLADIDGLGPRLLQRMAAYISVLPGNTWVNGNTASAEVLSAVVPGLDLSRARALVGERDGGRWFINRGDFVNRLRLPQVAMDEVQVGITSEWFRLQGQARHEQRRVTLDALLYRPEDRQPQVIWSRVGA